A single window of Hylaeus volcanicus isolate JK05 chromosome 8, UHH_iyHylVolc1.0_haploid, whole genome shotgun sequence DNA harbors:
- the LOC128880654 gene encoding heterogeneous nuclear ribonucleoprotein U encodes MDPEKLKVVELRTELSQRGLDTKGVKSVLVERLRKAIEEENASQDHGNAENIHDENEEKSESAKVPQTPKKSSRLSKTVAAVAPRETLSSKKRRTTRVPYSRKRTSPKKSEQNDMSREPSPAISEPALQEESTISEDTAADEVTVQDEKSASLEKDNEMDTKESSNTGHETLNLPEVTVKLTKVDEKHVNITESSESSTNVPQVSVTKSPVKSDPTDNSDQTQQSVTEVALAKETSEETLEDTEIVKEDENIDSNKLQDDRPEEIDDKHDRIEDTEKEVIEEDNVELADNVQTIEPVDDVKPTDIPETELPTQDSTEQEQNVNESDNDQSQPKDEIKEVLSSDKAEEEEEDNIDEKQDEQDIEMTETEMAEITEIAEIKDEEDTDVDMKEHDKYEVVKDRKRKRSPSPVEDRHDPPALMLVENEPDIDDSALILSWYDSDLNLVIDKDGFFTATPMHNDGFSHMWAGARASYGFLHGKVYYEAKIVELCSIDAENKEHPHILRIGWSTPYTSMQLGEEKFSFGYCSTGKKLTDNQFEDYGLQFGKDDVIGCYFDATSESDIVLSYTVNGKDQGTAFNISKEELGDKPLFPHILSKNCSFACNFGQEKPWAEEVLQEYVSIGNVDSQYKIPGPRRPGKKEECEVIMMCGLPACGKTTWATKHATEHPQKMYNILGLSTLINKIKDPGSSQKVNDSSQWDTLINKCSRVLDKLLEMAPTRRRNYILDQTNVYPSAQRRKMKNFCGYQRKAVVMVPSEEEFNLRADKYKSEEGKEPNESTLMEMKANFRAPVAGEFFDVIDWVELYEEEGKKVIGKYNKEGKDAGYGQQQTSKRQRLDSRPENNRESRNDARSNRDNPREYRDRRGNNYTERNRNTAWRGGRNPGWTDRSQRGGHNRHGGYGPPAVWRGRGAPIPLVHRGMDRRGGNADRRTGNDRGRAVGSRQGGWAPMGNYQGSQQSNWNQSNWSASGQQGGWGQHNNWGGSQQWGNWKSYGQGSYNQQGYGNGNWNSWNQQYYNQYWGQQQQQQPQQQQQQQQQQGGQTTTSGQAVNKQ; translated from the exons ATGGATCCAGAAAAGTTGAAAGTGGTCGAATTACGGACAGAACTCTCACAGCGTGGACTCGATACGAAAGGCGTCAAGTCAGTGCTCGTTGAGAGACTTCGTAAGGcaattgaagaagaaaatgcaAGTC AGGATCATGGGAATGcagaaaatatacatgatgaaaatgaagaaaagtcAGAGTCTGCAAAAGTACCACAGACACCGAAAAAGTCTAGTAGATTGTCTAAAACTGTTGCAGCAGTTGCGCCGCGTGAAACTCTGAGTAGCAAGAAAAGGAGAACTACTAGAGTCCCTTACTCTAGGAAACGAACATCTCCAAAGAAATCTGAACAAAATGATATGTCACGTGAACCGTCACCTGCTATATCAGAACCTGCTTTACAAGAGGAATCTACTATATCAGAAGACACTGCAGCAGATGAAGTTACAGTCCAAGATGAAAAATCAGCTTCATTGGAAAAAGACAATGAAATGGACACAAAAGAATCATCAAATACAGGAcatgaaactttgaatttaccAGAAGTTACAGTGAAACTTACAAAAGTAGATGAAAAACATGTTAATATCACAGAAAGTAGTGAATCTAGCACAAATGTTCCACAAGTATCTGTTACTAAGTCACCGGTAAAGTCAGACCCTACAGATAATTCAGACCAAACTCAACAATCAGTGACAGAGGTCGCGTTAGCGAAAGAAACATCGGAAGAAACATTGGAAGATACAGAGATTGTaaaagaagatgaaaatattgattcaaATAAGTTGCAGGATGATAGACCAGAAGAAATTGATGATAAACATGATAGAATAGAAGATACAGAGAAAGAAGTAATTGAGGAAGATAATGTAGAACTAGCAGACAATGTTCAAACCATAGAACCTGTTGATGATGTTAAACCTACTGACATTCCTGAAACAGAATTACCAACACAGGATTCAACCGAGCAAgaacaaaatgtaaatgagAGTGATAATGACCAATCTCAACCtaaagatgaaattaaagaagtttTATCCAGTGACAAAgcagaagaggaagaagaagataaTATCGACGAAAAACAAGATGAACAG GATATAGAAATGACAGAAACAGAAATGGCAGAAATAACAGAAATAGCGGAAATTAAAGATGAAGAAGATACAGATGTAGATATGAAAGAACATGATAAGTACGAAGTCGTTAAGGATAGAAAGCGGAAAAGATCGCCTAGTCCTGTGGAAGATCGTCATGATCCGCCAGCGTTGATGCTTGTTGAAAACGAACCGGACATCGACGATTCtgctttaattttatcttggT atgaTTCGGATTTAAATCTGGTTATCGATAAAGACGGATTTTTTACTGCCACTCCTATGCACAACGATGGATTTTCGCACATGTGGGCTGGCGCGAGAGCCTCGTATGGTTTTCTGCATGGAAAAGTTTATTACGAAGCAAAAATAGTGGAGCTCTGTTCCATCGATGCGGAAAACAAAGAACATCCACATATACTCAGGATTGGCTGGTCTACTCCGTACACATCGATGCAACTCGGAGAAGAAAAGTTCAGTTTTGGGTACTGTAGTACTGGGAAGAAATTAACAGATAACCAGTTCGAAGATTACGGACTTCAGTTTGGCAAGGACGACGTCATCGGATGCTATTTTGACGCGACATCTGAGAGTGACATCGTGTTATCTTACACTGTGAATGGAAAAGATCAAGGCACGGCGTTTAATATCTCCAAAGAAGAACTCGGGGACAAACCACTATTTCCACATATTCTAAGTAAGAATTGTAGTTTCGCATGCAACTTTGGTCAAGAGAAACCATGGGCAGAAGAAGTTTTACAAGAGTATGTTTCGATCGGGAACGTGGACTCTCAATATAAGATTCCTGGTCCACGGAGACCGGGCAAGAAAGAGGAGTGCGAAGTAATAATGATGTGCGGATTGCCCGCTTGCGGGAAAACTACTTGGGCAACAAAACACGCGACCGAGCATCCtcagaaaatgtacaatatcTTAGGACTTAGTACtctaatcaacaaaataaaa GATCCAGGCTCGTCTCAAAAAGTGAACGACAGTAGTCAGTGGGATACACTTATCAATAAATGTAGCCGTGTATTGGATAAGTTATTAGAAATGGCTCCAACTAGAAGACGTAATTACATTTTAGACCAG ACAAACGTGTATCCTTCTGCACAAAGAcgtaaaatgaagaatttttgtGGATACCAGCGAAAAGCAGTGGTGATGGTACCATCCGAGGAAGAGTTCAATTTGCGTGCTGATAAATACAAGTCGGAGGAAGGCAAGGAACCTAACGAATCGACGCTCATGGAAATGAAAG CAAATTTCAGAGCTCCAGTTGCCGGTGAATTTTTCGATGTCATCGATTGGGTCGAACTCTACGAAGAAGAGGGCAAGAAAGTTATAGGAAAATACAATAAGGAAGGAAAAGACGCTGGATACGGTCAGCAGCAAACAAGTAAACGACAGCGACTCGATTCACGACCCGAGAACAATCGAGAAAGTCGAAACGACGCGCGAAGTAATCGCGATAACCCTCGAGAGTATCGGGACAGACGAGGCAATAATT ATACCGAAAGAAATCGCAATACCGCTTGGCGTGGTGGTCGTAATCCAGGCTGGACAGATAGGTCTCAAAGAGGTGGACATAACAGACATGGCGGTTATGGTCCTCCAGCTGTATGGAGAGGAAGAGGAGCACCTATTCCACTTGTCCATCGCGGAATGGACAGAAGAGGGGGTAATGCAGACAGAAGAACAGGAAACGATAGAGGTCGTGCTGTGGGTTCTCGTCAAGGTGGCTGGGCACCAATGGG AAATTATCAAGGATCACAACAATCCAATTGGAATCAAAGCAACTGGTCAGCTAGTGGTCAGCAAGGTGGCTGGGGCCAACATAATAATTGGGGGGGATCACAACAATGGGGAAACTGGAAAAGCTATGGTCAAGGCTCGTACAATCAACAGGGTTATGGTAATGGAAACTGGAACAGTTGGAATCAGCAGTATTATAATCAGTATTGGGGccagcaacaacagcaacaaccacagcagcagcagcagcagcagcagcaacagggTGGACAAACTACTACGAGCGGTCAGGCTGTAAACAAACAATAA